GGTCGCGATGGTCGGCGGCTTCATCATCATGGCCATCACGATGACGGTCATGCTCGGCCTGCCAGCCGCGTAATCGAACTCACCCCTTTCCGGGCTTTTTCTTCACACCCACAGAGCCGCAGGCACGAGTTGCGCGAGAGACGGCAAGGTTGGGACAGTCTCACAAACCTTTAGGCCGCCCGCTGCATCGATTCTGATAATGTTCGACCCCGACGACCTGGCGCAGATTCGGGAGGAAAAGGAGACCTGGGAGGACCAACAGGTCAAACCGACGCTCGACCGTTTTGGCGAGCGCAAAGAGGACTTCACCACGGACACCGGCGGGCAATCCGTACAGCGCCTCTACACGCCAAACGACATCGCAGACCAGGACTACGACGAGGACATCGGGTTCCCGGCGCAGGAACCCTACACCCGCGGCGTCTACTCGACGATGTACCGCGGTCGCCTCTGGACGATGCGCCAGTACGCTGGTTTCTCGACCGCAGCGGCCACGAACGAACGCTTCCACTACCTGCTCGACAGCGGGTCTTCGGGGCTCTCGATGGCGTTCGACCTGCCGACGCAGATGGGCTACGACTCGGACGCGACGATGGCACAGGGCGAAGTCGGGAAGTCCGGCGTCGCCATCGACTCGCTCGCCGACATGGAGACGGTGTTCGACGGGATTCCGCTCGACGAAGTTTCGACGAGCATGACCATCAACGCCCCCGCATCCATCTTGCTCGCGATGTACATCGCCGTCGGCGACAACCAGGGCGTCGACCGCGAGAAACTGCGCGGAACCATCCAGAACGACATTCTCAAAGAGTACGTCGCGCGCAACACCTACATCTTCCCGCCGGAACCGTCGATGCGCATCATCACGGACATCTTCGAATTCTGTGCCGAGGAGGTGCCGAAGTTCAACACCATCTCCATCTCCGGGTACCACATCCGCGAGGCGGGTTCGACCGCCGCACAGGAACTTGCCTTCACCCTCGGTGACGGCATCGAGTACGTCAAAGCCGCCCTCGACGCAGGCCTCGACGTGGACGACTTCGCGCCACAGCTCTCCTTCTTTTTCAACTCGCACAACAACATCTTCGAGGAAGTCGCGAAGTTCCGCGCCGCGCGCCGCCTCTGGGCGCGCATCATGGAAGAGCGCTTCGACGCGCAGAATCCGAAATCGAAGCAACTCAAGTTCCACACGCAGACCGGTGGCTCCACGCTCACGGCCCAACAGGTCGAGAACAACGTCGTCCGCGTGGCCTACCAGGCACTCGCCGCAGTCCTCGGCGGAACCCAGAGCCTGCACACGAACGGGAAAGACGAGGCTATCTCGCTGCCGACCGAGCAGTCCGTCCAGACGGCGCTGCGCACCCAGCAGATTCTCGCCCACGAGTCGGGCGCGGCGGACACCATCGACCCGCTCGCTGGCTCCTACTACGTCGAGAGTCTGACCGACACCCTGGAAGAAGAGGCGATGAAACTCATCGAGGAAGTCGACGAGCGCGGCGGGATGCGCGAGGCCATCGAGGACCAGTGGGTCCAGCGCCAGATTCAGGACGTGGCCTTCGAGCGCCAGAAAGAGATCGAGAACGAAGAGCGCATCATCGTCGGCGTGAACAAGTATCGCGTCGAAGAGGACCCCCAGCCGGACGTCCAGGAGGTCACCGAGGAAGACGAGCGCCGCCAAATCGAAAGCTTAGACGAGGTCAAAGCCGACCGCGACGAGGAGGCCGTAGACGACGCGCTCGCGGCGCTCACGGAGGCCGCAGAAGGCGACGAGAACCTCATGCCGTACATCATCGACGCGGTGAAGGTGTACGCGACGACGGGCGAGATTTCGAACACGCTGCGCGACGTGTTCGGCGAGTACCGTCCCGGCGCGGCGCTCTAGGTTCGCCACTGTCCCTCGTTTTTATCACCTGTTCGCGCCTCGGGTGAGACATGGAATTCGACCACGCCGGCATCG
This sequence is a window from Haladaptatus sp. QDMS2. Protein-coding genes within it:
- a CDS encoding methylmalonyl-CoA mutase encodes the protein MFDPDDLAQIREEKETWEDQQVKPTLDRFGERKEDFTTDTGGQSVQRLYTPNDIADQDYDEDIGFPAQEPYTRGVYSTMYRGRLWTMRQYAGFSTAAATNERFHYLLDSGSSGLSMAFDLPTQMGYDSDATMAQGEVGKSGVAIDSLADMETVFDGIPLDEVSTSMTINAPASILLAMYIAVGDNQGVDREKLRGTIQNDILKEYVARNTYIFPPEPSMRIITDIFEFCAEEVPKFNTISISGYHIREAGSTAAQELAFTLGDGIEYVKAALDAGLDVDDFAPQLSFFFNSHNNIFEEVAKFRAARRLWARIMEERFDAQNPKSKQLKFHTQTGGSTLTAQQVENNVVRVAYQALAAVLGGTQSLHTNGKDEAISLPTEQSVQTALRTQQILAHESGAADTIDPLAGSYYVESLTDTLEEEAMKLIEEVDERGGMREAIEDQWVQRQIQDVAFERQKEIENEERIIVGVNKYRVEEDPQPDVQEVTEEDERRQIESLDEVKADRDEEAVDDALAALTEAAEGDENLMPYIIDAVKVYATTGEISNTLRDVFGEYRPGAAL